One Stenotrophomonas maltophilia R551-3 genomic window, CGCGCAGGCCCCGACGCTGCCGGCTGGACAGGGCGACAGCGCGTGGCTGGACGTGCTGTTCCGGAAGATGCTGGCCGAACACGCGCCTGCATAGGCGACCGCGCCTGCTTCTGGTAGTGCCGGCCGCTGGCCGGCAACCTCATGGCGCGCCTGGATTGCCGTAGTTGCCGGCCAGCGGCCGGCACTACCCCGTGGTCCGCACGCGGCGTGCGGACCACGCGGGTATCATCGTCGTGAACGCCCTGATTTCCGGAGACACGATGAACCCGCTGCGCCCTTTCCGCGACAAGATGCCCGTCCTCGGCGAGCGCGTGTACATCGATCCGGCCTGCACCCTCATCGGTGACGTGGAACTGGCCGATGACGTGTCGGTGTGGCCGGGCACGGTCATCCGCGGCGACGTCAACCATGTGCGCATCGGTGCACGCACCAACGTGCAGGACGGCACCATCATTCACGTCAGCCACCACAGCCCGTACAACAAGGCCGGCTACCCGACCCTGATCGGCGAAGGCGTGACCGTCGGCCACGGCTGCATCATCCATGCCTGCACGATCGGCGATTACAGCCTGATCGGCATGGGTGCCTGCATCCTCGATGGCGCCCGCGTGGAGCGCCATGGCTTCGTCGGTGCCGGTGCGGTGGTCGGCCCGGGCAAGGTGGTGGGTGAAGGTGAGCTGTGGGTGGGCAACCCGGCCCGGCCGGCACGCACGCTGAGCGACAAGGAGATCGAGGCGCTGCATTACTCGGCCGACCACTACGTGCGGCTGAAGGATGAATACCTGGGCTGAGCGGCCAACGCCGCCATGCGGCTCTGCTAAAGTCTGGGCCCGACCAGGACCTGTCGAGACCCCCATGCCTGTGGCTGCCTGCCGGAGAGGACTCCGGCGCCCACAACGAAGGCCATCGCGCTGATGGCCGCACCGATGCTCGATACCTACCGCGAGGTGGTGACGCCGGAGGGTGTGCCGCTGCAGTTGCCGGCGGCCGGTCCGGTGCCGCGGGCGATGGCCTGGCTGGTCGATCTTGGCGTGCGCATCGCGGTGCTGGTGCTGATGTCGTTCCCGCTGGCGCTGCTGGACAAGTTCGGCACCGGGCTCTACCTGGCGCTGATGTTCCTGGTCTACTGGGCCTACCCGATCATCTGCGAAGCGCTGTGGGGCCGCACCCTGGGCAAGCGTGCGCTGGGCCTGCGCGTGCTCGCCCGCGATGGCGCGCCAGTGGGCTGGATGGCCGCGGTCACCCGCAACCTGCTGCGCACCGTGGACATGCTGCCGTTCGGCTATGCACTGGGCCTGATCAGCAGCCTGTTTGATCCGCATGGCCGCCGCCTCGGTGACCTGGTGGCAGGCACCGTGGTGGTGCACGCACCGGCGCTGTACCTGCCGCCACCGCCGACCATCGACAGCGTGCTGGCTCCGCCACAACCGTTGCGGCCGGAAGAGCAGGCCGCGCTGATGGCCTTTGCCGAGCGCGCACCTCGACTGTCGCCGGCGCGCCAGCAGGAGCTGGCCGGCATCGCCGAACCGCTGACCGGTACCCACGGCCAGATCGGTGTGCTGCGCCTGTACGCGATGGCCAACTGGCTGCTGGGACGGCGATGAAGCAGGAACAGTTCGTCGCCCGCTACCAGCAGGAATGGCAGGACCTGGAGCAGTGGCTGCTGCTGCGTGCTGGCGTGTCGCGCCGCACGCGCCGGAAGGCCAGTGGTCTGTCGCTGCACGACACCGCCTTCCCGCAGCGCTACCGGCGCCTGTGCCAGCAGCTGGCGCTGGCCCGTGAGCGCGGCTACAGCCCACAGCTGGTGCAGCGCCTGCAGCAGTTGATGCAGCAGGGCCACAGTGTGCTGTACCGCACACCGCCGACGCGCTGGCGCGCGGCGCTGGAATTCCTCGTGGCCGACTTCCCGCTGCTGGTGCGCAGCCAGGCACGCAGCATGTGGGCGGCGCTGGCGATGTTCGCGCTGCCAGCGCTGGCCTGCTTCGTGCTGGTGCAGGTCTATCCGGACCTGATCCACATGCTGATGGACAACCGCCAGATCGCCGAGATGGAGCGCATGTACGATCCCGCCGCCGAGCGCCTGGGGCGTGACAGCGGCACCGACTGGATGATGTTCGGCCACTACATCATGAACAACATCAGCATCGCCCTGCGTACCTTCGCCAGCGGCCTGCTGGCCGGGCTGGGCACGCTGCTGGTGCTGCTGTTCAACGGCGTGATCATCGGTTCGGTGGCCGGTCACCTGCAGCACATCGGCCACGGCGACCCGTTCTGGCGCTTCGTGGTCGGCCACGGTGCCTTCGAGCTGACCGCGATCGTGATTGCCGGCGGCGCCGGCCTGCAGCTGGGCATGAAGCTGCTGGCACCGGGCCGGCGCAGCCGCCTGGATGCACTGGTCGACGGCGGCCGCATCGGCGCCCGGCTGTGCCTCGGCGTCGCCTTCATGCTGCTGGTCGCGGCCTTCATTGAAGCGTTCTGGTCATCGATCGCCGAAGTACCGGCGTGGGGCAAGTTCAGCGTGGCCGGCGTGCTGTGGGCCGGCGTGCTGCTGTGGCTGTGGCGCGGCGGACGCGGAGGCAGCGATGCGCATTGACCACCTGGACGTGGTGTTGCGGGCGCGCAGCGGCTGGGAAGCCATGGAGCTGGGCAATGCCCTCGCCCGCCGCCACGCGCGTGCGGTGTGGGGCAGCTGGTTGCTGGCCAGCGCACCGCTGTTCGTGATCTTCAACGCGCTGGGCTGGTGGCTGGATGCGTTCGGCTGGGCCTGGCTGGCGATGTGGTGGTGCAAGCCGCTGTTCGAACGCGCACCGCTGTACGTGCTGTCACGCGGCATCTTCGGCGAGCCGGTCGGTACGCTGGCGGCGCTGCGCGTCCAGCGTCACTGGGGCAACAGCGGTTTCTGGGGCTACCTGGGATGGCGCCGCTTCAGCGTGCTGCGCAGCCTGTGCCTGCCGGTGAACCTGCTGGAGGGCAACGCCCCCGCCCAGCGTGGTCCACGTCGGCGCGCGGTGGCGGCCGGTGCCGCTGGCGCCGCACTGGTGCTGACCATGGCCTGCATGGCCTTCGAAGCGGCGCTGGTATCGGGCGCGATCGGCGCAGTGTTCATGTTCATGCCGCTGGAGCTGATGTCCGAATCCTGGCGCGCGGCGTGGGACATGATCGGCCGGGATACACCGGCGTGGGCGCGGCTGGGTTTCAACCTGGCGTGCTGGCTGGCCTCGGTGATGATCGGCCCGTTCTTCGTCGGTGGCGGCTTCGGCCTGTATCTGAACCGGCGCACGCAGATGGAAGCCTGGGACGTGGAAATCGCCCTGCGCCGCCTGCGCGATCGCCTGCTGCCGGCCGCATCGACGCTGGCCCTGCTGCTGTGCCTGGCGCTGCCACTGGTCTCCGCACCGGTGCATGCGCAGGACGCAGATGCCGGGCCGGAGCGTGTGCTGGGCAAACCCAGCGACGTCGGCGCCGATGCGGGCGACGACGAAGCCACGATCGACCCGGCCAACACCCCGGCAACGATCTTCGGTACATCGCCGGTGGACACCGCCGGTTTCCGCCAGGCGGTGAATCGTGCCTATGAGGATCCGCTGCAGCGCCCGACCCGTCAGATCACGCACTGGAAGCCGATCGAAAAGGCCGAGGAAAAGAAGAAGGAAGACAAGTCGCTGCAGAGCGACAGCAGCAACAATGGTGAGCGCAAGCGGCGCAAGGACGGCATCGCCTGGCTGGCACGGTTGGCCGAGTGGGGCCTGTGGGGCCTGCTCGGCGTCCTGCTGCTGGTGCTGCTGCTGACCGCACGGCTGTGGCTGCCGTGGCTGCGCGGCAGCGGGCGGCGCAAGGTCGAGGCGGCACCGCAGGTGGTGGAGGAACAGGTGACGTTGCCGGTGGTGCTGCCGCCGGACGTCGCCACCCAGGCCGGCCTGTTGTGGGACCAGGGCCGGCCACGCCAGGCACTGGCGCTGCTGTACCGTGCCAGCGTGCGTACCGTCGGCGAGCGCAGCGGCATCGCGTTGCCACCCGGCGCTACCGAAGCACAATGCCTGCGCGCCTCGCGGCGCATGCCCGAAGCAGCCGACCGTGATCTTTTCGCGCGCATCGTGCGCATGTGGCAATACGCTGCCTATGGTGGACGCCTGCCCAGCCGCAGCGATTTCGACGCGCTGGCCGAGACCCTGCGCCAGCAGTACCGGTGGCAGGCATGAGCCCGCGCCTGTTCTGGTCGTTGCTGCTGGGCGTGCTGGTGCTGTTCGGCGTGCCGCTGACCATCCTCTACCTGCGCACGCACGAGCGGGTCACCGAAACGCTTCCGCTGCCGCCGCAGGGCGAGGCCGCCTACAACCCGCTGTACGTGCTGGGCCAGGCGCTGCGCGCCGACGGCATCGACGTGCACGCGCGGCCGCGGCTTGAGCTGCAGCAGATGGCGCTGGCGCCGCACGACACCGTGGTGCTGTTGCAGGACAGCAGCGAGCTGCCGGCACCCACCGTGAAGCAGCTGCTGGACTGGGTCGACCGTGGCGGCCATCTGCTGGTGCGCACGCCGCCGCCGGCCGAGGACGATGCCAGCAGCACGCAGGGGCCGCTGCTGGACCAGCTGGGCGTGGACAGCCTGTTCCAGCGCAGCGACTGCCAGCCGTTCCACATCGACGACGACACCGGTCACAGCGAATTCTGCGGTGGCCGCCGCTTCACGCTGGGCTTTGCCGCCAAAGCGCAGGCAGAGCGACGCTGGGGTGGTGATCGCGATCTGGTATTCGCGCGCCTGCGCCACGGACAGGGCAGGGTCAGCGTACTGGCCGACATGGAGTTCATGCGCGGCGATGTCGACTCGCCTGCAGCGCGGCTGGCGGCTGCCGCCGGCAAGGCCAGCGACGGCCTGCATGATCCTGCCCACCGCGACCTGACCCGCTACCTGCTCGATCCGAACTACGGCAAGGGGGCGGTCTGGCTGGTCTATGCCAGTCAACCGCCATCGCTGTGGGCGCGCCTGTTCTACCAAGGCTGGCCGTTGTGGGTGCCTCTGCTGCTCGCTTTGCTGGGCTGGTTGTGGGGCCGCTCGCAGCGCTTCGGCAGCCTGCTGCCGTCACCGGTGCTGGAACGCCGCTCGCTGCTGGAGCACGTACGTGCCAGTGGCGAACTGCTGCTGCGCTTCGGTCACGGCACGCGCCTGTACGAAGCCGTGCTCGCGCTGTTCCTGCACCGCCTGCGCCTGCGCGCGCCGGTTGCCGCCGCACTCGATGGCGCGCCGCGTGACCAGGCCATCGCCGAGCTGCTGAAGTGGCCGCAAAGCCGCGTCGCCAGCGCGCTCTCACCCCCTCCGCCGCACGATTCCTCCGCCCTGCGCGAGCGCATCCGCTTGCTGCTCCAGATGAGATCCCTGCTATGACCGAAGTCCCCGAGCTGCCGGCGGCCGCCAACGCCCGCCTGATCGAACGCGTCGATGCCATCCGCGACGCCATCGGCCACGCTTTCATCGGCCAGGCCGAGGTGCTGGACCAGATCCTGGTGGCCCTGCTCGCCGGCGGCCACGTGCTGATCGAGGGCGTCCCCGGACTGGGCAAGACCCTGCTGGTGCGAGCGCTGGCACAGGCCCTGGAGCTGGACTACGGCCGCGTGCAGTTCACCCCCGACCTGATGCCCAGCGACGTCAGCGGCCACGCGGTGTACGACCCGAAGAGCGAGAGCTTCAAGATCCGTCGCGGTCCGGTGTTCACCAACCTGCTGCTGGCCGACGAGATCAACCGTGCACCGGCCAAGACCCAGTCGGCGCTGCTGGAAGTGATGCAGGAAGGCCAGGTGACCATCGAAGGCAAGGCCTTCACCCTGGCGCCGCCGTTCATGGCACTGGCCACGCAGAACCCGCTGGAGCAGGAAGGCACCTACCCGCTGCCGGAAGCACAGCTGGACCGCTTCCTGCTGAAGGTCCTGATCGACTACCCGCAGCTGGAGGACGAGAAGCGCATGGTGACCGCGATCACCAGCGGCCGCGCCGCCAGCGATTTCGACCTGAGCCAGGTGCCGCGCGTGCTCGGTGCTGGTGAGCTGCTGGAACTGCAGCGTGCCACCGCCGCGATCACGGTTGACGACGAAGTGATCGACTACGCGGTACGAATCGTTGCCGCCACTCGGCAGTGGCCGGGTATCGCGGTCGGCGCCGGCCCGCGTGGCAGCATCGCGCTGGTGCGTGCCTCGCGTGCACAGGCGGTGCTGGCCGGTCGTGATTTCGTCACTCCGGATGATGTGCGCGACATCGCGCGCCCTGCGCTGCGCCATCGCATCGCGCTGGCACCGGAACTGCAGATCGAAGGCCAGGACGCCGACGACGTGCTGGGCGCACTGCTGGCCAAGGTGGAAGCGCCGCGTCGATGAGACCGGCACCGCTGCTGCTGTTGCTGCTGCTGGCCTGGGCCGCGCTGGGCGGCCTGGTGCTGGGCGGCGTGCTGCCGCGCTGGAGCTGGGCGCTGGCGGCGCTGGCGATTGCCGTGCCGGCGTTGATGGATCTGTGGCGGCAGTCGCGGCGTCCGTCGCCGCAGGTGCAACGCGAGCTACCCGAGGCGCTGGCACTGGGCGTGCGTCGCGAAGCCGCGCTGCGCCTGCAGGCCGAACAATCGATGACGGTGCAGGTGTTCGACCTGGTGCCCGGCGGCTGGCCGCTGGAATCACTGCCGCAGCGCGTACGCCTGCAGGGCGGCAGTGCCTCCACCCTGCACTACCACCTGCAGCCGCTGCAGCGTGGGCATTTCCGCTTCGAAGGCGTGCACCTGCGCATGCGCTCGCCGTGGCGGCTGTGGTGGCAGCAACGCACGCTGCCGCCCGCACTGGACGTGCGGGTCTATCCGAACTTCGTGCCGCTCACCCGGTTTGCGTTGTTCAGTGCCGACCAGGCCTCGCGGCTGGTCGGTGCACACGTGAAGCGCCGCCGCGGTGAAGGCACCGACTTCCATCAGATGCGCGAATACCGCGTGGGTGACAGCCTGCGCCAGCTCGACTGGAAGGCCACCGCACGTGCGCGCAAGCTGATCTCGCGCGAGTACCAGGACGAGAAGAACCAGCAGTTGCTGCTGATGCTCGACAGTGGTCGGCGCATGCTGGCCAGCGAAGGCGGGCTCTCGCACTTCGACCACGCGTTGAACGCCTCGCTGGTGGTGGCCTACCTGGCGCTGCGCCAGGGCGATGCCGCCGGCCTGTTCGCTGCCGGTGGCGAACGCCGATGGGTGGCGCCGCAGCGTGGCATGGGCACGGTCGAGCACCTGCTGCGCGCCAGCTACGACCTGCAGCCGCGTGCGGTGGCCACCGACTATCTGGCCGCCGCCACCGAGGTATCGCTGCGACAGCGCCGGCGTGCGCTGGTGATGCTGGTCAGCAACGTGCGCGACGAGGACATCGAAGACCTGCTGGCGGCGGTGCGCCTGCTGCAGCGCCGCCATCTGGTGTGCGTGGCCAGCCTGCGCGAACGCGAACTGGACGCTGCGCTGGAAGGTGACGTGCAGACCCTGGAAGACGCGACCCAGGCCGGTGCCGCTGCACTGTACCTGCAGCAGCGCGCGAAGGCGCATGAAGCGCTGCGCAGCGAGAAGGTGATGGTGCTGGACGTGACCGCCGATGCCCTGCCTGGTGCGCTGGTGGAACGCTATCTGGCGGTGAAGCGCGAGGGGTTGCTCTGATCGATGGCGCCGGGCCATGCCCGGCGGCTCTGTCGGGACCGCTGCGCTCGCCGGGCATGGCCCGGCGCTACCGGCACATTGCTCTGGTTCGCAGCCGCTCTGGTAGGTGCCAACCTTGGTTGGCACAAAACCCAACCGCCGACCAAGGTCGGCCACTACCAATTGCGGTTGCCGGCCAGCGGCCGGCACTACCCATGTCGCCCTGCCACCGGCGTCACTCGTCCTCGTCGACCTTGGGGGCGCCGCACCGTCATCAGACGTAGATCCGCGTCGGCGCCTCGTCCACGATCGCATGCGGCACGAAACGCGCACTGTCGCGGGTGATCGCGCTGTCATCCTCGCGGATGCCGATGCCACAGGCGTGGTCACCGATCACCCAGCTGCCGATCAGCGGATAACCGCCCTCGAAGCGGGTAAGCGGGTGCGCACGCTGGATGATCGCCGGGCCCTCGTACGGCCCGTCACTGCGCTGGGTGCTGCCATCGGCCAGGTGCATCTCGATGTTGGCGCCTTCGCGCGAGAACAGCGGCTTACGCACCCAGCCCGACGCCAGCGTGCTGCCGTCATCGAAATGCGCTTCCAGCAGGTTCGGATGGCCCACGTTGCGCTGCCACAGCAGCGGCAGGATGCCCTTGTTGCTCAGCACCGCCTTCCACGCCGGCTCCAGCAGCTGCACGCCCGAGCGGGGCAGCGCGCGGCCGAATTCCTCGGCCATCAGGTCTTCCAGCGGGTACAGCTTGAACAGCGTGCCGATCACCGCATCGTCCAGCGCGGTGAAGCGACCGTCCTCGGACAGGCCGATATCCTCGATGGCGATAGCCTGGCCATGCAGGCCGGCCTGCGACGCACAGTCGCGCAGGTAGTCGACGGTGCCACGGTCCTCCTCGGAACTGCCCACCGCGCTGAAATACAGCGGCGGCGGCAGCTGCGTCGCCAGCTCGCCGAAGCGTTCGACCAGCGCCTCATGGATCGCGTTGAACTGGTCGGCATGCTGCGGCAGGCGCCCGGCATTGCGCTGGTCTTCCAGCCACTGCCACTGGAAGAAGCTGGCCTCGAACAGCGAGGTCGGCGTGTCGTAGTTCAGTTCGTACAGCTTGGCCGGGCCGGTGCCGTCGTAGGCCAGATCCAGGCGACCGTACAGATGCGGCTGGCGCTGGCGCCAGCTGTCGGCGATCCAGTCGCGGTAATGCGACGGAATCGCCAGCTGGTCCATCAGGCGTTCGCTGCCGATGACATCGCCGACCAGGTCCAGCGCCATCTGGTGCAGCTCGGCGCTGGGGTCTTCGATGTCCTGCTCGATCTGGCGCAGGGTGAAGGCGTAGTACGCGCTTTCATCCCAGTACGGCTGGCCATCGATGGTGTGGAAGCGGAAACCCGCCTCTTCCGCGCGTGCCCGCCACTGGGCACGCTCGGCAATCCGGATACGCTGCATGGGTCGATCAGCCGCCGTAGCTGCCGCTGGTGCTGCGGCGTGCGCTGGTGTTGCCGAAGCCACCACGGCTGGCGGTGACCGCACGGTTCGGCTCGCTGGTGACCGGGGCCAGGCCCGCCTTGCCCGCGCCGATGCCGCTGGCGGTGTTCAGGCCGCCGCTGCCGCCCGGGGCCGGACGCGCCCAACCGGCGCTCTTGTCCTGGTAGGCCGGCGCCGACGCCGGCGCCTGCGGAGCCAAGCCGCCGCGGTTGCTCAGCATCTGCGACATGAAGAAGCCCATCATCATCGGGCCGATGAACGAGGTACCGGCCGAGGTGTGCTGCTGCACGCACTGTTCCGGCTTGTAGTCCTTCTCGCAGGCTTCCTTGCTGGCGTACTTCGGCGCGGCATCGGCGGCCTGCTTCTGCGCTTCGGCGAAGGCATTGCGGCACGACGACGGATCGCCGGTGGCCTCGGTGCAGGCCTGGACCGAGGTGTACAGGCCTTCCTGCACCTTCACTTCCGGCTCCTTCTGGCAGGCGGTGAACAGCAGCGGTGCGGCACTCATCAGCAGCAGCGCGGTGGTGCGGGAACGTTTCATGGCCTCATGCCCTGTCGACGGATCAATGCCCCAATGATGCCAAATCCGGACCAGCAACCGGAATCGGCAAAGTCCGAAAGATGAACGGACTTTCATTTTCGTCGGGCATTGGGGTCAGAGCCCATCGCGCCGCGATGGGATCCGACCCCGGGCGGCGCACCGCTCTGGCAGGTGCCAACCTTGGTTGGCACACACCCCGCGATCCCACGGATAGCCCAGCTGTTGCTGTTGAGGTTGCCGGCCAGCGGCCGGCACTACCGCGGGTGCCGGGCGCAGCCCGGCCAGACCACCTCCGGTGGTTGCAGCAGCAACCGAAAAAATTGTCCATGATCAGGCGACCCCCACGTCGTACGGCCCGCCCGTTCCGCCAGCCATGCCCGAATACCGTTCCCGTACCTCCACCGCCGGCCGCAACATGGCCGGCGCCCGCGCCCTGTGGCGCGCCACCGGCATGAAGGACGGCGACTTCCACAAGCCGATCATCGCCATCGCCAACTCCTTCACCCAGTTCGTGCCCGGCCACGTGCACCTGAAGGACCTCGGCCAGCTGGTCGCCCGCGAGATCGAAAAAGTCGGCGGCGTCGCCAAGGAATTCAACACGATCGCCGTGGACGATGGCATCGCCATGGGTCACGACGGCATGCTGTATTCGCTGCCCAGCCGCGAAATCATCGCCGACTCGGTGGAGTACATGGCCAACGCGCACTGCGCCGATGCACTGGTGTGCATTTCCAACTGCGACAAGATCACCCCCGGCATGCTGATGGCTGCGCTGCGCCTCAACATCCCGGTGGTGTTCGTCTCCGGCGGGCCGATGGAAGCGGGCAAGACCAAGCTGTCCGAGCACAAGCTGGACCTGGTCGATGCGATGGTGATCGCCGCCGACGAAAGCGCCAGCGACGAAAAGGTGGCCGAGTTCGAGCGCAGTGCCTGCCCGACCTGCGGGTCGTGCTCGGGCATGTTCACCGCCAACTCGATGAACTGCCTGACCGAAGCACTGGGCCTGTCGTTGCCCGGCAACGGCTCCACGCTGGCCACCCACGCCGACCGCGAGCAACTGTTCCTGCGCGCCGGCCGACTGATCGTCGAGCTGTGCCACCGCTGGTATGGCGGCGAAGACCCGACTGCGCTGCCGCGTGGCATCGCCACCCAGGCCGCGTTCGCCAACGCAATGACCCTGGACATCGCCATGGGCGGGTCCACCAATACCATCCTGCACCTGCTGGCGGCCGCGCAGGAAGCGGAGGTGGACTTCGACCTGACCCATATCGACGCGTTGTCGCGGCGCGTACCGCAGCTGTGCAAGGTGGCGCCGAACACGCCCAAGTACCACATGGAAGACGTGCACCGCGCGGGCGGCGTGTACGGCATCCTCGGTGAACTGGCGCGCGGTGGACTGCTGGATACCGGTGTGCCGACCGTGCACAGCCGCAGCCTGGCCGATGCCATCGCACGCTGGGACGTGGCGGTCAGCAGCGACTCGAGCGTGCAGGACTTCTTCCGTGCCGGCCCGGCCGGCATCTCCACCCAGGTGGCCTTCAGCCAGGCCACACGCTGGCCGACGCTGGACGTGGACCGTGCCGAGGGCTGCATCCGCAGCGTCAAGCACGCCTATTCGGCCGAAGGCGGCCTGGCCGTGCTGCGCGGCAACCTGGCCGTGGATGGGTGCGTGGTGAAGACCGCCGGCGTGGACGAGTCGATCCATGTGTTCGAAGGCAACGCGCGCGTCTACGAAAGCCAGGACGCGGCCGTGGCCGGCATCCTCGCCGACGAGGTGAAGGCCGGCGACGTGGTGGTCATCCGCTACGAAGGCCCGAAGGGTGGCCCCGGCATGCAGGAAATGCTGTACCCGACCAGCTACCTGAAATCGAAGGGACTGGGCAAGCAGTGCGCACTGCTCACCGATGGCCGTTTCTCCGGCGGCACCTCGGGACTGTCGATCGGCCACGTCTCGCCGGAAGCCGCCAGCGGCGGCACGATCGGTCTGGTGGAAGATGGCGACCGCATCCGCATCGACATCCCGGCGCGCCGCATCGATCTGCTGCTGGATGAAGCCACGCTGGCCCAGCGCCGCGCCGACGCCGATGCCCGTGGCTGGAAGCCGCGCGCGCCGCGCCCGCGCAAGGTCACCAGCGCACTGAAGGCCTACGCGCTGCTCGCCACCAGCGCCGACAAGGGCGCCGTGCGCAACACCGCGCTGCTGGGCGATTGACCAAAAAGGGGACGGAGGGGATTAAGTCGTTTTTGCCACGAACGACTTAATCCCCTCCGTCCCCTTTCTACTCACAGCACAGCATTCAGGGCACCAGCAGTTCGCCACCCAGGCGGCGCTCGGCTTGCGCTGAATCGCGCAGGACGATTTCAAATGGCGGCGATCCAGCCACTGTGGGTCGCGATGATGGTCCAATCGCGCATGTGTCCTCACTTACGAGTCGTCGCGGCTGACGTGTGCCGGGCACTCACGCCCGCCAGTACATCCACCGAGGGATAGCGGAGGAACGAGGCATGAGCATCGCCGCGCGGTTCAAAGCGCAGCTCCGTGCCGCTCCAAGATTCGGGATTGCCTTCCAGAACCATGCCGTGCCTGTCCAGGAATGTGGCGCGAAGGAATGCATCCAGCGCTCCCTCACCGCCCTGGAGCAGGCAGTTGCGAAGCTGCTGATCTTCCACATCATCAATCGGGATGACCCAGTAGAGGCGGTCCTGGCTGACGTCCGAGAAATCGGCGTGGACACAGAAGGAGTAAAACAGGCGACCGTCGTCAGACAACACACCCTGTATCAAACCGTCGTAATACTCGGAAAGGAATTCCGTCTTCATCTGCCTGCTCCCAGCCTTCCTGGGTATGTTAGCCCGGCGGCCAGTGATCTGCCGGCCAGCGGCCGGCACTACCCATCCTGATCCGTTATGGTGTTCCAGGAAGTCACCAACACGGAGGTTGCGATGATGTTGCTTTCCTTTGCGCTGGCCGCTGCCATGGGCACGTCAGCCGAACCGCCCAAAGCCCCGGACTGCAGCTACGACCGCGATGCGATGCTGGCGATGGAACCGGATGCGTTCGATCAGGACATGGAAGGCGGCTGGCGCACGCTGGCCGACCGTGGCTGCCACCGCGAAGCCGCTGACCTTCTCGCCGTCTATGCTGCGTTGCCGAAGGCTGCGGGCAACTCCATGATTCTGTGGCATGAAGGCCAGATGCGTGCGGAGGCGGGCCAGTACCCGCAGGCGGTGGCGCTGATGCAGCGCACCTACAAGCCCACCGACACCGATCCCGGTTACTGGAACGCCTACGTGGACGGCACGATCGCGTTCCTGCAGCGCGATCGTGCGGCGCTGGAGAAAGCGCGTGCAAGGTTGATCGCGATTCCTGCGCCGGAGCAGATTGCCAGGGCGCTGAAGGATGGGCGCTATCACTTCACGACCGCCGGCGGGCAGAAGGTGGATGCGCCGTGGCCGCCGAACCTGGACGTGCTCGATGGCTTCCTGCGCTGCTTTGATCGCGATTACCACAATGCGATGGGCAACCAGTCCTGCCGGAATCCGGAGGGCGCTTGAGCGACAGAGTGCGTGGTGGAGTCAGAGCCCTTCCTGCGGAAGGGATCCGACCCTGTGTCAGCCGATCACACGCTTGAACGGCGGCAGTGCGTCGATGATGCGCTTGCCGTAGCGGCGGGTCAGCAGCCGCGAATCGAGGATGACCACGCGGCCGGTGTCGGTGGAGGTGCGGATC contains:
- a CDS encoding DUF58 domain-containing protein, whose amino-acid sequence is MRPAPLLLLLLLAWAALGGLVLGGVLPRWSWALAALAIAVPALMDLWRQSRRPSPQVQRELPEALALGVRREAALRLQAEQSMTVQVFDLVPGGWPLESLPQRVRLQGGSASTLHYHLQPLQRGHFRFEGVHLRMRSPWRLWWQQRTLPPALDVRVYPNFVPLTRFALFSADQASRLVGAHVKRRRGEGTDFHQMREYRVGDSLRQLDWKATARARKLISREYQDEKNQQLLLMLDSGRRMLASEGGLSHFDHALNASLVVAYLALRQGDAAGLFAAGGERRWVAPQRGMGTVEHLLRASYDLQPRAVATDYLAAATEVSLRQRRRALVMLVSNVRDEDIEDLLAAVRLLQRRHLVCVASLRERELDAALEGDVQTLEDATQAGAAALYLQQRAKAHEALRSEKVMVLDVTADALPGALVERYLAVKREGLL
- a CDS encoding glutathionylspermidine synthase family protein translates to MQRIRIAERAQWRARAEEAGFRFHTIDGQPYWDESAYYAFTLRQIEQDIEDPSAELHQMALDLVGDVIGSERLMDQLAIPSHYRDWIADSWRQRQPHLYGRLDLAYDGTGPAKLYELNYDTPTSLFEASFFQWQWLEDQRNAGRLPQHADQFNAIHEALVERFGELATQLPPPLYFSAVGSSEEDRGTVDYLRDCASQAGLHGQAIAIEDIGLSEDGRFTALDDAVIGTLFKLYPLEDLMAEEFGRALPRSGVQLLEPAWKAVLSNKGILPLLWQRNVGHPNLLEAHFDDGSTLASGWVRKPLFSREGANIEMHLADGSTQRSDGPYEGPAIIQRAHPLTRFEGGYPLIGSWVIGDHACGIGIREDDSAITRDSARFVPHAIVDEAPTRIYV
- a CDS encoding DUF1190 domain-containing protein yields the protein MKRSRTTALLLMSAAPLLFTACQKEPEVKVQEGLYTSVQACTEATGDPSSCRNAFAEAQKQAADAAPKYASKEACEKDYKPEQCVQQHTSAGTSFIGPMMMGFFMSQMLSNRGGLAPQAPASAPAYQDKSAGWARPAPGGSGGLNTASGIGAGKAGLAPVTSEPNRAVTASRGGFGNTSARRSTSGSYGG
- the ilvD gene encoding dihydroxy-acid dehydratase, whose product is MPEYRSRTSTAGRNMAGARALWRATGMKDGDFHKPIIAIANSFTQFVPGHVHLKDLGQLVAREIEKVGGVAKEFNTIAVDDGIAMGHDGMLYSLPSREIIADSVEYMANAHCADALVCISNCDKITPGMLMAALRLNIPVVFVSGGPMEAGKTKLSEHKLDLVDAMVIAADESASDEKVAEFERSACPTCGSCSGMFTANSMNCLTEALGLSLPGNGSTLATHADREQLFLRAGRLIVELCHRWYGGEDPTALPRGIATQAAFANAMTLDIAMGGSTNTILHLLAAAQEAEVDFDLTHIDALSRRVPQLCKVAPNTPKYHMEDVHRAGGVYGILGELARGGLLDTGVPTVHSRSLADAIARWDVAVSSDSSVQDFFRAGPAGISTQVAFSQATRWPTLDVDRAEGCIRSVKHAYSAEGGLAVLRGNLAVDGCVVKTAGVDESIHVFEGNARVYESQDAAVAGILADEVKAGDVVVIRYEGPKGGPGMQEMLYPTSYLKSKGLGKQCALLTDGRFSGGTSGLSIGHVSPEAASGGTIGLVEDGDRIRIDIPARRIDLLLDEATLAQRRADADARGWKPRAPRPRKVTSALKAYALLATSADKGAVRNTALLGD